TCGCCGCCACTGCGGCGATCCTGCACGCGGCCGACGCCGGGAACCGGACACAGGAGGACGACGGCACCGGTGCCCGGGACACCACGGACCTGCTGCGCGAGATCGGCGCCGTGTCCCGGGCCCTGCGCCGCACGGAGGACCTCCGGGCGATCCGCGCCCTGGCACGTGACCACACGGACGGCAAGTCGCTGACCGGCTGACCACGCCCCCGCCCGCGGCCGGTGCCCGTCGTTTCCGGCGGGAACGCTTCGACGAGACCCGCACGGGGGCCGCGCACGGTACGTGAAGGTACGGTGAGAGCCGTCCGGGACGAGCCCTGTGTGGCTCGAAACCGGTGTCGGCGGGCGGGTGTTGTGCGCCGCGCGGCCGTGGCCGGACGACGGGGAACGCCCTCAGGGCAAAGGAGCCTTCATGGCTGAGTGCGGGGAGTCGCATGTCGCGTAGAGCTGTCGTCATCGGTGCGGGTCTGGCCGGCATGCTGGCCGCGGCGGCCCTGTCCGCCGTCGCGGACGAGGTGGTCGTGCTCGACCGCGACGATCTGCCCGAGGGGCCGGAGCACCGCAAGGGCCTGCCGCAGGGACGTCACGCGCATCTCCTCATGGCCGGCGGTCTGGCCCCCATGGAGGACCTGGTGCCGGGCGTGAGCGCGCGCAAGCACCTGCTCGCCGCCGGTGCGCACGAGATTCCGCTGGGCTCAGGCATGGTCGCGCTGACGCCCGAGGGCTGGTTCCGGCGCTGGCGCCACCCCGGACCGCGGATGCTGACCTGCACCCGGGCGCTGCTCGACTGGGCGGTGCGGGGCGCCGTGCTGGACAACACCGGTGTGGTCGTCCGAAAGGCGGGGGTGCTGGAGCTGACGGGGTCGCGGCAGCGGGTGACCGGGGTTCGCCTCTCGACCGCCGCCGGGGAGGAGGAACTCGCCGCCGACTTCGTGGTGGACGCGAGCGGACGTGGCTCGCGGATCGTGACCTGGCTGGCGCGGCTGGGCGTGGACGACGTGCGCGAGAAGACGGTGGACGCCGGCCTGGTGAACGCCACCCGTCTCTACCGCACTCCCGAGGGGGCCGGGCGTTTTCCCCTGACCATGGTGCAGGCCGATCCGTACCAGGGGCGGCCCGGCCGCAGCGGCATGGTGCTGCCGGTCGAGGGCGACCGGTGGATGGTCAGCCTCGCCGGCACGCGGGGCGGCGGTGAACCGCCGTCCGACCCGGACGCGTTCCTCCGGTACACCCTGGACCTGCCCGACCCCATCGTGGGCCGGCTGATCTCCGGCGCGGAACCGCTCACCGACGTCCATGTCAGCCGCAGCACCAGCAATCACCGCCGGTACCTGGAGAAGGTCCGCTCCTGGCCCGACCGCCTCGTCGTCCTCGGTGACGCGCTGGCCACGTTCAACCCCGCCTACGGACAGGGCATGTCGGTGGCCGCCCTGGGCGCCCGGGAGCTGGACCGCGAGCTGCGGCGGTCCGGCCTCGGCGAGCCCGGGCTCGCCCGGCGGGTGCAGCGGAGGGTGGCCAGGCCGGTGGAGTCGGCGTGGACGATGGCGGTGAGCCAGGACGTCTGGTACCCCGGGACACGCGGGGGCTCGCCTGGGGTCGCCGACCGTCTGGTCACCGCCTACACCCGCCGCATGATCCGCACGGCGACCGGCTCGTACACGGCGGCGTCGGCGGTCTGGGACGTGATGAGCATGACGACGGGGCCGACCCGGCTGCTCCGGCCGTCGACGGTACTGGCGACGCTGAGCGGTCCGCCGTTGCCCGCGGCCGTGGGGGCGCCGCTGACGGACGACGAGCGGGCGGTCCTGCGGCGCCTGGACCGCACGGAAGGCTGAGGCCGGGACGGGTCCGGTCCGGTTCGCGCTCCCGGCCGCCCCGCCCCCCCCGTCAGCCGGCGAACGCGGGCTGTGCCAGTCCCTTGCCCGCCCCGGGCACCACGAACAGGGAACCCGCCAGTGCCGGCGGCTCGGTCAGCCCCGTACGGGCCGTGGTGATGTACAGGTCGGTCAGGCCGGGCCCGCCGAACGCGCAGGCCGTCACCAGCGGCACGGGCAGCTCGATCACCCGGTCCAGCTCACCGCCGGGGGTGTACCGCCGCACTGCCGAGCCCTGCCACAGGGCGACCCACACGCACCCCTCGGCGTCCACGGTCAGCCCGTCCGGGAAGCCCGCGCCCTCCTCGATCGCGGCGAGGGTCCGCCGGCCGGAGATCCGCCCGTCCGCGTGGTCGAAGACGTCGACCCGCCGGGTCGGGGAGTCGATGTAGTACATGAGCCGGCCGTCCGGGCTCCACCCCGTGCCGTTGCTGACGGCGACGTCGTCGAGCACGACCTCCACAGTGCCCTCGCCGGTGACGCGGGACAGTGTGCCGCCCCCCGGCGCCTCGTCGTAGCGCATGGTGCCCGCCCACAGCGCGCCGTCGGGCGCGATCGCGGCGTCGTTGGCGCGGCGGCCCGGAACCGGCTCGCGGTGCAGCCAGCGGAAGCCGCCGTCGGGGTCGAGGAGACCGATGCCGTCGCGCAGGTTGAGCACCAGCCCGCCCCCGGCCCGCGGCTTGACCGCCCCCACGTGCTGTTCCGTCCGGCGGACCGTGCGGCGCCCGGTGGCCGGGTCGTACGTGTGCACCCGGCAGCCGAGGACATCGATCCAGAGCAGCCGGCCGGCCGCCGCGTCCCAGGTCGGCCCCTCGCCGAGCTCGGCCTCGGCACGTACGGCGACCTCGTACGGTGTCGTCGTCATGCCACGCTCCGGTAACCGAGGTGCTCGGACAGCTCGGCGGCGCCCTTCGCGGCGAGCTGCTCCAGCTCGGCGCGGCGATCCTCGCTCCAGCGGATCATGGGCACGGAGATCGACAGGGCGGCGACGACCTGGCCGGTGCGGTCGCGGACCGGTGCGGCCACGCAGCTCACGTCCGGGTTGGACTCGCGGTTCTCCACGGCGATGCCCCGCTCACGGATCTCGGCCAGGGTCTCGCGCAGGGCGGCCGGGTCGGTGATGCTGTTGGGGGTCATCGCGACCAGCTCGGCGCTGTCGGGAATCCGCGCGGCGAGCTCGTGCGCGGGAAGGGAGGCCAGCAGCATCTTGCCGACGGAGGTGCAGTGGGCGGGCAGCCTGCGCCCGGCCGCCGACACCATCCGCACGGCGTGCGTGGAGTCGACCTTGGCGATGTAGATGACGTCCGTGTCCTCGAGGACCGCCACGTGCACCGTCTCGTCGCAGGTCTCGGCGACGGACCGGGCGACCTGCTGCCCCTCGGCGGCGAGGTCGAGCTGCTCGGCGTAGCGGGCGCCGAGCTGGTACGGGCGTACGCCGAGCCGGTAGCGTCCGGGCTGGCCGGGCATCGGGACGATGTACTTCCGGGCGGCGAGCGTGGTCACCAGCTCGTGCACGGTCGTGCGCGGCAGCTGGAGCTTGCGCACGATGTCGGGGGCGGAGAGCGTCCCGTCCCCGTCGAGGAAGAGCTCGAGAATGTCGAGAGCCCGGGTCACGGCTGGTACGAGGCGTCCCACGACCGGCCCCCTCCTATATCTCAGGCGCCCGTGTTCCCGATATCAGCGTTCGAGATATCAACAGGCGATCGGCATGACGAACACAGGCTAGCCATAGAGGTTTGCCCGGGCAATGGGTGGAGGCCTGGCGGGCGGAAACCCGGGAATCTCCGTGCGCGCCAAGGAGCCGACGAGGGAGGGCAGCGAGGACCGGATCGCGGAGGGCAGGCTCCAGGCGGAGCTGCGCGTCGAGGGCGCGCCCGGGCTGCTCACCGTCAGCGCGGATCTGCGGACCGCCAAGCTGCGTACGTCCGTGGAAATCCCGGCACCCGAGCAGGGCTACCCCCTGACCTGGGCCAAGCGTCTGGTCCGCCGCCTCGCCGAGGCGCCGGCGGATCTGCGCGTCGAGACGCTGGTGGAGGGCGGGACAGGCGGTCCTCGGGGCACACTGGAGCGGCTGCGGCCCGAACCCGCCGATCTGCTCCCGAAGGACGGCGCCACCCGCATCACCGGCTTCCGCCTGTCCCTCTTCAAGGGCATGGGCAGCGGGCGCGGGAGCGCCGAGTCCGGCTTCATCCGCAGCGTCGACGACACCGTGCACCGGTTCCACACCTCGGTGGTGGTCCATCCGGACGCTCCGGCATCCGGGCGGGCCACGGCGAAGGAGCGGGCCGCGGTGTGACACCGGGGCGGCCGTGAGCATCGCGGGGTGCGCCGCACGGCTCACCGCCGCGGGCGCACCGCCCCCAACTCCCCCCGCAGCCGCTGCGCCCGCAGTACCAGCTCCAGTTCGAAACGCCGGTCGGGGTTGTCGATCTCGTCGCCCCACAGTTCGCGGATCTGGCGGAGGCGGTAGCGGACGGTCTGGGGGTGGACGCCGAGCCGGGTCGCGACCTCGGGCGCTCCGCCCCGGGTTTCCAGCCAGGCCAGGAGGGTCTCCGCGAGGCGGCGGCCGTGGGTGGGGCCGCAGTGGGTGAGGGGGGCCAGGCATCTGAGGGCCAGGTCGTCGATGAGTTCCTCGGGCTGGAGGAGGACCAGCGCCTCGGTGTGCTCGGTGCAGTAGAGGACCTCGCCCGAGGGGAGCAGGTCCCGTTCCATGAGGCGTACGGCGGCCTCGGCCCAGCGCAGCGACTTCGCCGCGTCGGTGAGCGGGACGGGCGGGCCGATCGCGCCGGACCAGCCGGCCAGGGCGCGGTGCAGGAGTTCGGGGCGGCCCGCCGCGTCCGGCTCGGGCACGACCATGCGGGGCTGCTCGTACTCCATGTCGAGCAGGACGCCCTGGCCGACGGCGGGTGCCATGGCCTCGCGGGCGGGGCGCAGGAGGACGCCGACCGCGACCTTGGCCGGCAGGGGCCAGCCGATGCGGGCGGCCCGTTCGGTGAAGGCCTCGGTGGGGTCGCCGCGGTGATGCTCGGCCAGCAGGAGTTCCATCAGGCGGCGTTGCAGGCGCAGGCGTTCGCCGGCCTGGCGGGCCGCGGCCTCGGCGTAGCCGCGTACGGACTGGTCGACCAGGCCGTCCAGGTACTCGTAGCCCGCGTCGACGAGTTCGTACATCGCCGGGGGCGGGATCTCCACGCGCTGGCCGATGTCGGCGAAGCGGCGCCAGGCCAGGCGTACGCCCATGCGGTAGATGGCCTGAAGGGAGTCCAGCGAGCGGCCGTTGAGGCCCTCGCCGCGGCCGAAGTCCTGGAAGACACCGGGCGGGACGGTGGGCCGGCCCTCCGAGTGCTCCAGGTGCTGCACGAAGACCTCGATGGCGCGGCGGATGCCGACCAGGGCCAGGGGCTCGCCGGAGTCGTCGAGGACGACGGGCAGATGCGGGTACTCGCGCTGGATCTCGCCGAGGATCTCCTCGGCGAGCGCGGGCGCCTCGGCCATGGCGATCGCCGCGAACCGGCGCACCTGGAAACGCGGTACGTCGTGCCAGGCCGAGCGCGTGGTGACGGTTCCGGTGCGGGCGGCCGTCACCGTCAACTCCCCTGCCCGGTCTGCTCGTAGGTGATCAGGGGGGTGTTCGGCTGGTCGGGTGTGGCTTCGAGCAGCGCGACGACGCCCAGCGCGGCGCCCACGGCAAGGGCGGCGGCGAGCGCGACGGTCAGCGCGGCAGCGAACAGTCTCGACATCGCAGGGTCAGCCTCTCTGTCCGGATTCGCCCGGAGATCGTCCGGAGGTTGCCCCACCCCGGCACCCCGTCCCTGCCTGTCGGGCCCCAGTCTCGACAAGCATTGACACCCCGTCAAGAGCCGCCTACGGTTCCCGGCCCAGCCGCACGTGCCGTTTCTCCGCCGTGCCGGCCCTCTCGTACGTCGAGCCGTCCCAAGCCACTGGAGTGCCCGGATGCGCCGTACAACCTCTCCTTTTTCCCTGATCATGCTGGGTCTCGGCACGTTCCTGCTGGTGCTGGCGCCACTGCTCGCCTGGTACGTGCAGCCGCGTGCAGCGGTGAACCCGATCGACATCGACACGACCGCCGTCTACACCGGCCGGGGCAGCGTCTTCGACACTGACCGGATCGAGACGGTGCCCGACCGGAAGATCACCGTGACCCAGCGGGTGCGGGGCAACGTCGAGGACAGCGAACGCAGCGGCAACGCCGTCTGGGACGTGACGACCACGGTCGACACCGACAAGTCGCTGCCGGCCGCCGACCCGCACGACGCGCTGGACTTCGTGCCGCACCGCTGGGTGATGGACCGCAAGACCAACCGGCCCGTGCACTGCTGCGGGGAGAAGCCCTACATCGAGGGCGAGGCCTATCTGAAGTTCCCCTTCGACGTGCAAAAACGCTCCTACCAGTGGTGGGACAACACCCTCGGCGACACGGTCGTGCTGCGCTACCGCGGCACCGAGAAGGTCCAGGGCTACACCGGCTACAAGTTCACCGGCTCCGTGCCGCCGACCAGGACGGGCACGCGGATGGTGCCCGGCAGCCTCGTCGACCAGCCGGAGCGGCCGCAGGTGCTGGCCGAGGAGTGGTACGCCAACCATGGTTTCGAGCTGGTCGTCGACCAGGCCACCGGCCGGGTGATCTACGCGCAGACCGGGCCGAAGCGGACGCTGCGGGCGCCGGGCGGGAAGAAGGACGCGGCGGTGCTGCTGGACAGCCGGAAGCTCTCGTTCACGACCGAGACACAGAAGGAGGCCGTGCGGCAGGCGAAGCGGGACAGCGGTCAACTGCGCCTCGTGGGCACGACGTTGCCGATCGGGGCGGGTGTGGCGGGTGTGCTGCTCGCGGCGGTGGGTGGCGTTCTGGTGGCGCGTGGGCGGAAGGAGCCGGAGCAGCCCACTCCGTCCGATACGTCCACTACGCCCCAGCCCACCCTCACGATGTGATGTGACGTCAGCTCTAACAAAGCCCGAAATTGTCATGCCGGTGAGTAGCCGTGGAGAACGTCCGGGCGAAAACTGTCCAACCCCACCCGAGCACAACCCGTCCACACTCCCCTCCCAGGAAGGGCTCAGGCCCCCCACAGCAAGACCCCCAGAGCCAGACCTGCCCCCACGCTGAGTTCCGCACCCCGAGACGAGTTGGAGCACCCATGCCCCAGCACGTGCCGTCCCAGCTGCGTGCCGCGTCCCCCAGCGCGCCGCAGCGCCCTCCGGCGCTTCCCCCACATCCGCGCCGGATCGTCTTTCTGGCCCATCGAGATCTGGACAACCCGTCCGCCGGCGGCTCCGAGCTGCTGGTCGACAAGCTCGCCGACGGCCTGACCCGGCTCGGCCACCAGGTGACCCTGCTCTGCGGGGGCCCCGCGGCCTTCCGGGACTACCGGGTCGTGTCGGCGGGCGGCCCCTACGGGCACTACCTGCGCGCCCGGTCGGCCTTCGCCCGCCAGGTCGGCGACTGCGACCTGCTGGTCGAGGTGTGCAACGGCATGCCGTACCTGGCGCCGCTGTGGCACTCCGGGCCCACGCTGTGCCTGGTCAACCACGTCCACACCGACCTGTGGAAGATGCGCTTCGGCGGGCCGCTGGCGCCGGCCGCGCGGATCGGCCGAAGACTCGAACACTGGGCCCTGACCGGGGCGCAGCAGCGGAGTCTGCTGGTCGCGGTCTCCTCCTCCACCGCCCACGCCCTGCGCGCGATCGGCGTCGAGCGGGACCGTATCCGGGTCGTGCACAACGGCGTCGAGGAGCCGGCGCCGCGGGCCGAGCGCTCCCCCGAGCCGTTGTTCGTCGCCGTCGGCCGGCTCGTCGAGTACAAGCGGATCGATCTGCTGCTGCGGTTGTGGGAGCGGGTGCGGCCCGTCACCGGCGGGCGGCTGGTCATCGTCGGGGACGGCCCCGAGCGCGGAAGACTGGAACAACTCGCCGGGCCCGGTGTGGAGTTCACCGGCTATGTCTCGGAGGCCGAGAAGCACCGGCTGCTGTGCGCGGCCTGGTTGCTGCTGCACCCTTCCGCCGTGGAGGGGTGGGGTCTGGTCGTGACGGAGGCGGCGGCGCGGGAGACGCCGACCGTGGCCTTCGACGTGCCGGGGCTCAAGGACTCCGTGGTGGACGGTGAGACCGGAGTCCTCGCGCGCGGCGAGTCCTCGTTCGCCGCCGCCTGGTGTGCGCTCGGCCTGTCCGGGTCGCGGCGGGAGCTGATGGGCAAGGCGGCCCGGGAGCGGGCGGCGCAGTTCCGGTGGGACCGGACTGTGCGGCAGTTTCGGGCGGTGGCCGCGGAGGCGGTGAGGGGCTGGGCCCCGTGATGCCACCCGAGCGCCCACGCGGCGGAGCCGCACCTGTCACAGCCGCGCGCCCCCATGGGAGCGACCCCTCCTTGCGCCGGTCTCTCGCCCTGTTCCGTGCCTTCCTCCACGAACAGGACGATCCCGAGAGCTGCTACTCGCTGCTCGCCCGGGACGCCGCAGACCAGGTCGAGGCCTACGACGGGCCCGTCGCCGGGCGTACCGTCGTCGACGTCGGCGGCGGCAGCGGATACTTCACCGAGGAGTTCCGGCGGCGCGGGGCGCAGGCGTTCCTCTTCGAGCCGGACCCGGCCGAGCTCGGCGAGAAACCCCCCGACTCCGCCGTCGTCGCCGACGGATACCTGCTGCCCCTGCGGGACGGCGTCGCGGACGTCACGTTCTCCTCCAACGTGCTGGAGCACGTGGCCGACCCGGAGACGTTCCTGAGTGAGCTGGCCCGGGTGACACGGCCGGGCGGGCTGATCTACGTGTCGTTCACCAACTGGCTGTCGCCGTGGGGCGGGCACGAGTGGGCCCCGTGGCACTACTTCGGTGCCGAGCGGGCCCGGGCCCGCTATCTGCGGCGGACCGGCAGGCCCGCCAAGCACACGCTCGGCGAGAACCTCTTCGCGGTGCACATCGGATCCACCCTGCGGCAGGTGCGTGCCCGGGACGACGTCACGGTCGTCTCGGCGCGCTCCCGCTACTGGCCGTTCCTCGCGGAGACCGTCGTCAAGGCGCCCGGCATCCGCGAGTTCGCCACCTGGAACCTTCTCCTCATCCTGCGGCGGTGTCCTCTATGACAACCACGGTCCAGGCTCCTCCACCGGCAGCCGTCCCCACCACCGCGACCGCGGCGGGTCCCCCCGAGGGCCCGAGGTCGCGGCGCTGGCTGCTGGGTTTCTGGGCCGTGGTGTTCGTGCTGTTCCTGGCGGTGCGGCCGGGACGCCAGACGTTCGACACCAAGCTCGGGGTGACGGTCGACCCGGGCCAGTTCCTCGCCGACCTGGGGCAGTTGTGGCACGACCGGGCCGGGTTCGGCGGGATCCAGGACCAGTACGTCGGCTATCTGTGGCCGATGCTGCCGTTCTACTGGCTGTGCGACCTCGTACAGCTGCCGGTGTGGCTGGCGGAGCGGCTGTGGATGTCGCTGATCGTGTCCGTCGCCTTCTGGGGTGCGCTGCGGCTGGCCGAGCGGCTGCGGGTGGGCAGTGGTGCCTCCCGGCTGCTGGGGGCCGTGGCGTACGCGCTGTGGCCGGTGTTCACCACCGTCATCGGGTCGACGTCGGCCGCCGCGCTGCCCGGCGCGTTCCTGCCGTGGGTGCTGCTGCCGCTGACGAACGAGCGGTACGCCGCCCGGGTCGCGGCCCTGCGGTCGGCGCTGCTCGTGCCGTTCATGGGCGGCGTGAACGCCTCGGCGACGCTGGCGTCCCTGCTGCCGGTCGGGCTGTACCTGCTGTCCCGGCCGTCCGGGCCGCGGCAGCGCAAGCTGATCGCCTGGTGGGCTCCGGCCGTGATCGTCGTGACGGCCTGGTGGTGGGTGCCGCTGCTGCTGCTCGGGGTCTACGGCGAGAACTTCCTGCCCTACATAGAGACGTCGCAGACGACGACGGACACCATGGCGGCGACCGAGGCGCTGCGCGGTGCCGGCAACTGGGTCGCCTATCTGCACTTCGGTGAGGCGTGGCTGCCCGCGGGGTGGGCCGTGGCCTCCTCCGTCGTCGTGATCGTGTGCTCGGCGCTCGCGGCCGGGCTCGGTCTCGCCGGGCTCGCCCGGCGGGACATGCCCGAGCGGCGGTGGCTCGTACTGACGGTGCTCGTGGCGGCGCTGGTACTGCTCGCCGGGTACGGCGGCGCGTTCGGGGCGCCGTTCCACGGGGTCGTGCAGGGCTGGCTGGACGGCTGGCTGTCGCCGTTCCGGAACATCTACAAGTTCCAGACGGGCCTGGCGCTGGCGTTCGTGCTGGGCCTGGCCCATCTGGTGGGTGTGGCCGCCGAGCCGCGCGGGGCCCGCCCGGTGCGCGGCCGGCGCTTCGCCCCGCTGATCGCGGCGGTGCTGATCCTGCCCGGGCTGCTGTGGCCGTACCTCAACGGCTCGATCCTGAACCCGGGTTCCTTCCAGAAGCTCCCCGCCTACTGGCAGGCCACGGCCGACTGGCTGGAGAAGTACTCGCCCGACTCGCGCGCCCTGGTCGTCCCGGCGACCGCCCACGGCGTCTACACCTGGGGCTCGCCCGTCGACCAGCCGCTCGACGTGCTCGCCGAGTCGCGGTGGGCGCAGCGCGACTACGTACCGTTCGGCACACCCGGCAACCGGCGCGCGATGGACGCCGTCGAGCAGGCACTGCTGTCCGGCGCCGAAGTCCCGGGGCTCGCCGACTACTTGAGCCGGGCCGGGCTGTACTACGTCGTCGTACGCAACGATCTCGACCCGGACCAGATCGGCTACGTGCCGACCTCGACCGTCAAGCGCACCCTCGAACAGTCGGGGTACGAGCGGGTGACGGGACTCGGACCGGTCATGACCGGCGGCCGGATCGCGCAGGACGCCCCACTCCAGGTCGAGGGACTGTACGCGCGGCAGCGGGCGGTGGAGATCTACCGGCCGGCCGGCCAGGACGTGGTCCGGCCCGGGCAGGCGGGACTCATGCCGGTCTCCGACACGGCCGTGGTGTCCGGCGGCCCGGAGGCTCTGCTGCCGCTGGCGTCGCGCCTGCGCGGGCGGGCGACCGTCCTGACCGGTGACCACCACCCGGGGCTCGGCACCCCGGCGGTGCAGGTGGTGGGCGACGGGATGCGGCGCGCCGACACCCGGTTCGGCGTGGTCAACGCCGGTACGTCGTACACGTACACGCGCGACGAGCGCAACGCGCCCGGCGCCCAGCAGGACCCGGGCGAGAAGCCGCGCCAGATCCTGCCGACCGAGGGCGCCGACCACCAGACGGTGGCCGAACTGCGTGGCGCCCGCTCGGTGACGGCCTCCTCGTACGGCAACTGGCTGTTCCATCTGCCGCAGTACGACCCGGTGAACGCCTTCGACGGCAACCCGGACACCGCGTGGGCGGAGGGCTCGCCGGACACGCCGGACGGGCAGTGGCTGCGCATCGGCTTCACCGGCTCCTACGACATGCCGTCCACCTTCAAGGTCACGCCGCTGCCGCAGGAGAGCGTGCGGGCGGCTGCGACGAAGGTGCGGGTGGAGACGGAGAAGGGCGAGCGGACGAGCATCCTCCGGCCGAACGGCACGGCGCAGAGCGTCAAGGCGCCCGAGGGCGGCACGCGGTGGATGAAGCTGACGATCGTGGACTCGGTGGAGCGCCGGGCCGGCCTCACCGGCGCGGGCTTCTCCGAGATCGACCTGCCGGACGTGCAGGTCACCCGGCTGCTGCGGCTCCCGACGGACGCGGACGACGCGACATCGGACGCCACGGTGGTCTCTCTGCACCGGGCCTCCGACCCGACCGGCCTCTCTCCGACCGGCACCGAGGCCGGCCTGCACCGCCGCTTCACGACACCGGCCTCCGGGACGTACGAGGTGACGGCGAGCGCGGTGCCGGTGGCGGGTGAGGCACTCGACCGGCTGCTGTACGAGGTCGCGCCCGAGCAGCAGTCCAGGATCGTCGCCACCGCCGACTCCACGGCGAGCCTCGGCGCGGGCCTCGCGGCCCGCAACCTCACCGACGGCGACCTGACGACGGCGTGGATCGCGGGCGACCGGCCGACGATCCACCTGAGCTGGGAGGGCAAGCAGCCGGTCGGCGAACTGGTCCTGGCGCCCGCGGGCGGCCTGTCCACCCGCGCCTCCCAGGTGCACATCAGCTCCCCGGACGGCGCGGCGATCGCCGGCGTCGACGAGAACGGCTGGGTCCGCTTCCCGCCGATCACCACCGACCGGCTCGACGTCACGATCACCGAGACCGCCCCGCTGACCCTGCACAACCCGGTCGCCGACGAGAAGCTGCGCCTCCCGGTGGGCCTCACGGAGGCGTACATCCCCTCCCTCGACCAGTACCGCACCCCGCAGCCGGACGGCACCCGGAAGTTCTCCCTGCCGTGCGGCAAGGGCCCCGACGTGGCGCTGGACGGCGAGCTCTACCAGACGGGCGCGAAGGGCACCGTGCGTGACCTGGTGGAGCGGCGGTCCGTCGAGGTGACGCTCTGCCAGGGGGGCCGGAACGACGGCGAGGTGCGGCTGTCCTCGGGCGACCACCGGCTGGAGGGCGGCGACGCCGGACCCCTCGCGCTGACGGACGTCACCCTGACCCGCGGGACGGTCCCGGAGGCCGCCGCGGCCGGACGTGAGCTGCGCGTCCGGGACTGGCTGGGCGACCGGCGCGAGGTGACGGTCGGCTCGGGCGCGGCCTCGTACCTGACGACGTACGAGAACTTCAACGACGGCTGGAAGGCCACCCTGAACGGCAAGGAGCTCACCCCGCTGCGGCTGGACGGCTGGCAGCAGGGCTGGCGGATCCCGGCCGGGGCGGGCGGCACGGTCAAACTGTCCTACGAACCGGCCACCACGTACGACGCCGGGCTGATCGGCAGCGGCGTCGGCATCGCGGTGCTGCTGGGCCTGGCGCTCTGGCGCCGCAACGCCCCCAACCCCGACGCACCGCAACCGGCCCCGCCGCTGCCCGGCCTGTGGCTCGGCACGGTGGCGCTGACGCTGGTCGGAGTGGTGATCGCGGGGTGGCTCGCGCTGCTGGTCCCGGCGCTGACGTTGCTCGCGGCCCGACGGCACGCGCTGCTGGTGCCGATCGCGTTCGTGGCGCTGGCGGGAGCGGGGGTGGTTGCCGCGATCGGGGCCGGGGTGCCGGTGGGCGCGGGTGAGGGCGCGTTCAGCCGTACGGCCCAACTGCTGGCGCTGGTCGGGCTGTTCGCCGGCCTGGTGAGTCTGCGCGAAGGGCCCTCCTCGGAGG
This region of Streptomyces caelestis genomic DNA includes:
- a CDS encoding FAD-dependent monooxygenase; this translates as MSRRAVVIGAGLAGMLAAAALSAVADEVVVLDRDDLPEGPEHRKGLPQGRHAHLLMAGGLAPMEDLVPGVSARKHLLAAGAHEIPLGSGMVALTPEGWFRRWRHPGPRMLTCTRALLDWAVRGAVLDNTGVVVRKAGVLELTGSRQRVTGVRLSTAAGEEELAADFVVDASGRGSRIVTWLARLGVDDVREKTVDAGLVNATRLYRTPEGAGRFPLTMVQADPYQGRPGRSGMVLPVEGDRWMVSLAGTRGGGEPPSDPDAFLRYTLDLPDPIVGRLISGAEPLTDVHVSRSTSNHRRYLEKVRSWPDRLVVLGDALATFNPAYGQGMSVAALGARELDRELRRSGLGEPGLARRVQRRVARPVESAWTMAVSQDVWYPGTRGGSPGVADRLVTAYTRRMIRTATGSYTAASAVWDVMSMTTGPTRLLRPSTVLATLSGPPLPAAVGAPLTDDERAVLRRLDRTEG
- a CDS encoding SMP-30/gluconolactonase/LRE family protein, whose translation is MTTTPYEVAVRAEAELGEGPTWDAAAGRLLWIDVLGCRVHTYDPATGRRTVRRTEQHVGAVKPRAGGGLVLNLRDGIGLLDPDGGFRWLHREPVPGRRANDAAIAPDGALWAGTMRYDEAPGGGTLSRVTGEGTVEVVLDDVAVSNGTGWSPDGRLMYYIDSPTRRVDVFDHADGRISGRRTLAAIEEGAGFPDGLTVDAEGCVWVALWQGSAVRRYTPGGELDRVIELPVPLVTACAFGGPGLTDLYITTARTGLTEPPALAGSLFVVPGAGKGLAQPAFAG
- a CDS encoding IclR family transcriptional regulator, which encodes MGRLVPAVTRALDILELFLDGDGTLSAPDIVRKLQLPRTTVHELVTTLAARKYIVPMPGQPGRYRLGVRPYQLGARYAEQLDLAAEGQQVARSVAETCDETVHVAVLEDTDVIYIAKVDSTHAVRMVSAAGRRLPAHCTSVGKMLLASLPAHELAARIPDSAELVAMTPNSITDPAALRETLAEIRERGIAVENRESNPDVSCVAAPVRDRTGQVVAALSISVPMIRWSEDRRAELEQLAAKGAAELSEHLGYRSVA
- a CDS encoding PucR family transcriptional regulator, with the translated sequence MTAARTGTVTTRSAWHDVPRFQVRRFAAIAMAEAPALAEEILGEIQREYPHLPVVLDDSGEPLALVGIRRAIEVFVQHLEHSEGRPTVPPGVFQDFGRGEGLNGRSLDSLQAIYRMGVRLAWRRFADIGQRVEIPPPAMYELVDAGYEYLDGLVDQSVRGYAEAAARQAGERLRLQRRLMELLLAEHHRGDPTEAFTERAARIGWPLPAKVAVGVLLRPAREAMAPAVGQGVLLDMEYEQPRMVVPEPDAAGRPELLHRALAGWSGAIGPPVPLTDAAKSLRWAEAAVRLMERDLLPSGEVLYCTEHTEALVLLQPEELIDDLALRCLAPLTHCGPTHGRRLAETLLAWLETRGGAPEVATRLGVHPQTVRYRLRQIRELWGDEIDNPDRRFELELVLRAQRLRGELGAVRPRR
- a CDS encoding DUF3068 domain-containing protein; translation: MRRTTSPFSLIMLGLGTFLLVLAPLLAWYVQPRAAVNPIDIDTTAVYTGRGSVFDTDRIETVPDRKITVTQRVRGNVEDSERSGNAVWDVTTTVDTDKSLPAADPHDALDFVPHRWVMDRKTNRPVHCCGEKPYIEGEAYLKFPFDVQKRSYQWWDNTLGDTVVLRYRGTEKVQGYTGYKFTGSVPPTRTGTRMVPGSLVDQPERPQVLAEEWYANHGFELVVDQATGRVIYAQTGPKRTLRAPGGKKDAAVLLDSRKLSFTTETQKEAVRQAKRDSGQLRLVGTTLPIGAGVAGVLLAAVGGVLVARGRKEPEQPTPSDTSTTPQPTLTM
- a CDS encoding glycosyltransferase family 4 protein — translated: MPQHVPSQLRAASPSAPQRPPALPPHPRRIVFLAHRDLDNPSAGGSELLVDKLADGLTRLGHQVTLLCGGPAAFRDYRVVSAGGPYGHYLRARSAFARQVGDCDLLVEVCNGMPYLAPLWHSGPTLCLVNHVHTDLWKMRFGGPLAPAARIGRRLEHWALTGAQQRSLLVAVSSSTAHALRAIGVERDRIRVVHNGVEEPAPRAERSPEPLFVAVGRLVEYKRIDLLLRLWERVRPVTGGRLVIVGDGPERGRLEQLAGPGVEFTGYVSEAEKHRLLCAAWLLLHPSAVEGWGLVVTEAAARETPTVAFDVPGLKDSVVDGETGVLARGESSFAAAWCALGLSGSRRELMGKAARERAAQFRWDRTVRQFRAVAAEAVRGWAP
- a CDS encoding class I SAM-dependent methyltransferase: MPPERPRGGAAPVTAARPHGSDPSLRRSLALFRAFLHEQDDPESCYSLLARDAADQVEAYDGPVAGRTVVDVGGGSGYFTEEFRRRGAQAFLFEPDPAELGEKPPDSAVVADGYLLPLRDGVADVTFSSNVLEHVADPETFLSELARVTRPGGLIYVSFTNWLSPWGGHEWAPWHYFGAERARARYLRRTGRPAKHTLGENLFAVHIGSTLRQVRARDDVTVVSARSRYWPFLAETVVKAPGIREFATWNLLLILRRCPL